The Streptomyces sp. NBC_00576 genome contains the following window.
AGCTGAAGGGGAAGCGCCTGAACGCGCCGGACGGCGAGGGCATGCCGGACCGATGGGCGCGTGAATGCCGGGTGGTGCGGCTGGTGCCGCGCGCGGGGGAAACACGCCCTCTGCCGGACGGCTCGTTGTCGGCACCGCCGCTGCCGACGCCGGCGACGACGCGGGAGCCGATCCCGGCGGGGTTGCCTCGCCTGCTCTTCAAGAAGCGCAAGCGCTCCGCGGGGTAGGCGGTTCGTTCACTGCGGCCCGGTGGGGGCTTGTCGCGCAGTTCCCCGCGCCCCTGAAGGGGCGCAGAGCGCCCTTCAGGACGACGGGAGCTGCTGGCCGTAGTCCACCGTCTCGTTCTTCGCCGGTTCCTCCAGGGCGAAGTCCTTGCCCCAGTCGCTCAGCAGCAGCGTCCCCGCGCCGCCCGCGCGCACAAGGCGCAGGGGGTACGGGGATCCCTCCAGGGAGACGTCCAGGGTGCCGCCGGAGCCCTTGTCGCCGGTGATGCGGATCGTGCGGACGCCCGACTGCTTGTGGTGGCCGTCCGTTGCGAGGCTGCCGTGCAGGGTGAGCAGTCCGTCCAGGAGCACGTCCTTGTCGGTGAAGCCGCTGAACTTCTTGTACGAGGGGTCGCCCGTCGGCACCTTCACGAACAGGCCCCCGAGCTTCGCGGCGGCGGCCGCGTCCGAGTCGCCGTCGTCGCCCTTGCCGCTGTCCTCGTGGCTCCAGAACGCGGCGTCGGCCTTCAGGAACAGGTGCTCTCCGACCCGCAGCAGCCGGAACGTCGACCCCTTCGCGGTGACCGAGCCGGTACCGCCGTCGTCCTTGAGGCGCATGTCGAGGGTGTACGTGGTCCCGCTGGTCACCACGGTCCCGGAGAGCCGTACGGCGTCGGCGGATGTGGCGGCCTTACGCGTCTTGGTCTGGATGGTGTCGGCCGGCAGCTTGCCGACCCCGTTCGTGCCCTCGTCCGGGTCGGCACCGCAACCCGTCAGCAGCCCTGTCCCCGTCACGACCAGGGCGCACATCGCGCTCACCAGTCCGGCGCTGCGGGTACGGCCACGGTAAATCGCAGACACAGGTGGGGCTGCCTCTCGTACGGGTGTCCTGAGGGGGTGTGGACGGCAGCGTACCGCCGCCGTCGGCCCTCGGCGGAGCCAGTCCGTCCGGACCCCCCACCAGGGCGGAGCCGAACCGGACGGGCTAGCCTGAAGCGCATCCGAGCAGGCAATTCGGAACCCTTGGACGCAATCCGACGCGCTCCCCGCAGCGCACACCGAGGCAGGAGGCGCGGCATGGCTGCAGCCTCACCCCGTGTCTTCGTCTCGCACCTCGCCGGTACGGCCGTCTTCGACCCGAACGGCGACCAGGTGGGCCGCGTGCGCGACCTCGTCGCCATGCTGCGCGTCGGCAACCGTCCGCCCCGGCTGCTCGGTCTCGTCGTCGAACTCACCACCCGGCGCCGCGTCTTCATGCCCATGACCCGCGTCACCGGCATCGAGTCCGGCCAGGTCATCACGACGGGCGTGCTGAACGTCCGGCGCTTCGAGCAGCGCCCCACCGAGCGGCTCGTCCTCGGCGAACTCCTCGACCGGCGCGTCACCCTCGGCGAGACGGGCGAGGAGGTCACCGTCCTGGATGTGGCGGTACGACAGTTGCCGGCCCGCCGCGACTGGGAGATCGAGCGGGTCTTCGTACGGAAGAAGGGCCGCGGCGGTGCCTTCCGGCGCAACACCGGCGAGACGCTGACCGTCGACTGGTCCGCCGTCACCGGGTTCTCCCTGGAGGAGGACGGACAGGGCGCCGAGAGCCTCCTCGCCACCTTCGAGCAGCTGCGCCCCGCCGACCTCGCGAACGTCCTGCACCACCTGTCGCCGAAACGGCGCGCCGAAGTGGCCGCCGCCCTCGACGACGACCGGCTGGCCGACGTACTCGAAGAGCTGCCCGAGGACGACCAGATCGAGATCCTCGGCAAGCTCAAGGAGGAGCGCGCCGCCGACGTCCTGGAGGCGATGGACCCCGACGACGCCGCCGACCTGCTCGGCGAGTTGCCCGAGGACGACAAGGAGCGGCTGCTGAGCCTGATGCAGCCCGCCGACGCGGCCGACATGCGCCGGCTGATGGCCTACCGGGAGGACACGGCGGGCGGTCTGATGACGACCGAGCCGATCGTGCTGCGCCCGGACGCGACCGTCGCCGACGCGCTGGCCCGGGTCCGCAACCCCGACCTCTCCCCCGCGCTCGCCGCCCAGGTGTACGTGTGCCGTCCGCCGGACGAGACACCGACCGGCAAGTATCTGGGCGCGGTCCACTTCCAGCGGTTGCTGCGCGACCCCCCGTACACGCTGGTCGGCTCGCTCGTCGACGACGACCTGCAACCGCTGCGCCCGGACGCCGAACTGCCGGTCGTCGCCGGTTTCTTCGCGACGTACGACATGGTGGCGGCGCCGGTGGTCGACGAGAGCGGGTCGCTGCTGGGCGCGGTGACCGTGGACGACGTCCTCGACCACATGCTGCCCGAGGACTGGCGGGAGACGGAGTTCCACCTCGATGGCACCGAGGCCGGGGAAGCGGGTGGCCATGACTCCTGAGCGCGAGACCGGCGCCCGCGAGCGCATGGCCACGGGCGCCACGGCGGCCCCCCGTCCCCGGGTGCGCCTCGACCAGCCGCGCGCGCCCCGGCGTCGGCTGCTGCCCGAGTACGACCCGGAGGCCTTCGGACGGATGTCCGAGCGCATCGCGCGCTTCCTGGGGACCGGGCGGTTCATCGTCTGGATGACGGTCGTCATCATCCTGTGGGTGGTGTGGAACGTGTCCGCACCGGCCGACCTGCGCTTCGACCACTACCCGTTCATCTTCCTGACGCTGATGCTGTCGCTCCAGGCCTCCTACGCGGCCCCGCTGATCCTGCTCGCGCAGAACCGGCAGGACGACCGCGATCGCGTCAATCTCGAACAGGACCGCAAACAGAACGAGCGGTCGATCGCCGACACCGAGTACCTGACCCGCGAGATCGCCTCCCTGCGTGCGGGACTCGGCGAGGTGGCGACCCGGGACTGGATCCGCTCCGAGCTCCAGGACCTGGTCAAGGAGCTGGAGGAGCGGTATGCGGACGCGCTGCCGGACCGACCCGGCATATTCCCGGCAGAACGGCCGCGGGGGCGTGACGTAGAAGACCGGTGACGGGCTTTCCGGGGGGCTGGTGCGGCCCCGTACCATCGGGGTCATGGCTACGGAAGACGCGGTGCGTGAAGCACTGGCGACGGTGAACGACCCCGAGATCCAGCGACCCATCACCGAACTGGGGATGGTGAAGTCGGTGGAGATCGGCGCGGACGGGGTGGTCGCGGTTGCCGTGTACCTGACGGTCTCCGGCTGCCCGATGCGCGACACGATCACGAAGACGGTGACGGAGGCGGTCTCGCGGGTCGAGGGCGTCACGCGCGTCGACGTCGAACTGGACGTCATGAGCGACAACCAGCGCAAGGATCTGGCGTCCGCCCTGCGCGGCGGCCAGGCCGAGCGCGAGGTCCCCTTCGCCAAACCGGGCTCCCTCACGCGCGTGTACGCGGTCGCGTCCGGCAAGGGCGGCGTCGGCAAGTCGTCGGTGACCGTCAACCTGGCGGCGGCGATGGCCGCCGACGGCCTCAAGGTGGGCGTGGTCGACGCCGACATCTACGGCCACAGCGTGCCGCGCATGCTGGGCGTGGAGGGTCGTCCGACCCAGGTCGAGAACATGATCATGCCGCCGTCCTCGCACGGCGTGAAGGTCATCTCCATCGGCATGTTCACCCCGGGCAACGCCCCGGTGGTCTGGCGCGGCCCGATGCTCCACAGGGCCCTCCAGCAGTTCCTGGCGGACGTGTACTGGGGCGACCTGGACGTTCTGCTCCTGGACCTGCCCCCGGGCACGGGCGACATCGCGATCTCGGTGGCCCAGCTGGTCCCGAACGCCGAGATCCTGGTCGTGACGACGCCCCAGCAGGCGGCGGCCGAGGTGGCCGAGCGTGCGGGCGCCATCGCCGTGCAGACCCACCAGAAGATCGTCGGCGTGGTCGAGAACATGGCAGGCCTGCCTTGCCCGCACTGCGACGAGATGGTCGACGTCTTCGGCACGGGCGGCGGCCAGAGCGTCGCGGACGGCCTCACGAGGACGACGGGAGCGACGGTCCCGGTCCTCGGCTCCATCCCGATCGACGTCCGCCTGCGCGAGGGCGGCGACGACGGCAGGCCGGTCGTCCTGACGGACCCGGACTCCCCCGCGGGGTCCGCGCTGCGCGCGATCGCGGGCAAGCTGGGCGGCAGGCAGCGCGGCCTGTCGGGCATGTCGCTGGGGATCACCCCGAGGAACAAGTTCTGAGTTTCAGTACCTGGTACGTGCTGGGGGCGCCCTCTCGTCCAAGAGGGCGCCCCCAGCGCGTACCGCCGACTACGCGTACACGCCAATATCCTTGATCACGGCGAAGCCCAACCCGTACGCGCTCATCCCGCGCCCGTACGCACCCACGTGCACACCCTCCTGGGTCGACCCGGCGAGAACCCACCCGAACTCGGACTCCCGGTAGTGGAAGGGCGTCGGCACCCCGTCGACCGGGAGGGAGAGGGTGGACCAGTCATCGCCGCCGAGATCGTCCGCGAGGACCCACGCCGTCTCCGTCTGCTGGTCCAGCCAGTCGTCGCGCAGGGTGTGGTCCATCTGGCCGGGCCAGGTGAACGACAGCAGCCCCACACCGGCCAGCCAGGCCGCCGACGACACCGAGGTGGCCTCCAGCAGCCCCGTGCCGTCCGCACTGCGCCGTACGGGGTTGGCGGCCACGGTGACGACCACCGCGAACCGCTCCTTGTCCTCCCCCATGGCTTCGTGCCGTACGGAGGGTTCGTCGCCGTGCCCGATCGAACCGTGCGCGACGGCACCGTCGGCCGCCGTACCCACCTGCATCAGCCAGCGCGGTCCCGTGAAGGCCTCGTCGAGGCCGTACCAAGGGAAGGGCGCCAGCAGATAGCCGTCGACCGTGCGCCGGGCGGAGGGGACCTGTTGTCCGCCCTCCGCGGCCGGCGCCTGCGCGCCCACCCGACTTGTCGTCTCCATTTACCCGGACGCCTCCTCGTTCTCGTCGGCCCGGAGCGGCCCGCCCCCCTTCGGGCGGCGTCGTTCGCTCATGCACGGGCCCACAACAACTCGGCAGCATAGCCACACCGCTCCGAGCAGCAGAGAAAGCGCCCGGCGCGTGGGCCTCGCAGACGTCCGGATCGGGCCGTCCGGGGCCCGGTCGGAGTATGAGTCACGTCACGCGCGGACCTACGAAGGTCAGGTGGCGTCCGCGTCGAAGGGCGGGCGCTCGTCCGGCTCGGGCTTCTTCGTCATGTCGACGGTGCCACCGGAGGAACCCGACGAAGAAGAGGAGGGGGAGGACGGGGAGGAGGACGGCGCGTCCGACTCGCGGCCGTGGACCGCGTCCGTGACCTCGGCCATCTCCTTCTTCAGGTCGAAGCCGTTGCGGATCTCCTTGAGCCCCAGTTCGTCGTTGTCCAGCTGCTTGCGGATGAACGTCTTGGGGTTCAGGTCCTCGAACTCGAAGTCCTTGAACTCCGGGCCCAGCTCCTGGCGGATGTCCTGCTTCGCGCCCTCCGAGAACTCCCGGATCTTGCGAATGGTGCGCGTGACGTCCTGGATCATCTTCGGAAGCTTCTCCGGACCGAAGACGAGCACGGCGAGGAGCACGAGCGTCACCAGCTCGAGCGGTCCTATGTCATTGAACACCTGAAGCTCCTTGCGATGTCCTCGGTCCTCGGCCCTCGGTGGTCCGTGCGGTCTTCGCGGTCTTCCGTGGTCCGGGCCGGTTCCACGGTACCCGGCCATCCTGTCCCACCGGTACCGTCCGGGGGCCCAAGAGTGCGTGTACGCGACCGGTTTTCCGGGATGTTTGCCTTGTGGAGGGCCGTACGGGCCCGCCACCTGTGAGGTTTCTGTCAGTTCCCGCCGGAGGAGCCGAGGACGAGGGAGATCGTCTGTTCCCTGCCGCCGCGCACCAGGGACAGCTCCAGTCGGTCGCCGGGACGGTGGGCGCGGATCTTGACGATCAGTTCCTCGCCGGAGTGCACGCGCCGGCCGTCGACCACGGTGATGACGTCGCCGGCCTCCAGGCCCGCCCGGTCACCCGGGCCGCCCGTGGTGACCGCGGGCCTGCCGTCGTCGCCGTTCGTGCCCACGCGCGCGCCGTCGCCGGTGTAGTCCATGTCCAGGGTGACGCCGATTACGGGGTGGGTCGCCCTCCCGGTGTTGATCAGTTCCTCGGCGACACGCTTGCCTTGGTTGATGGGGATGGCGAACCCGAGCCCGATCGAACCGGCCTGCGTGCCGTCCAGTCCCGAGCCGCTGTCGGCGGAACGGATCGCGGAGTTGATCCCGACGACCCTGGCCCGGGCGTCGAGCAGCGGCCCGCCGGAGTTGCCCGGGTTGATGGACGCGTCGGTCTGGAGCGCGTCGACATACGAGACGTCGCTCCCGTCGCCGCTTCCGCCCCCGGCGGTGATGGGCCGTTCCTTGGCGCTGATGATGCCGGAGGTGACGGTGTTGGCGAGGTCGAAGGGGGCTCCGATGGCGACGACGGGGTCGCCGACCGCCACGTTGTCGGAGTTCCCGAGGACCACGGGACGCAGCCCGTCGACTCCGCTCACCTTGACGACGGCGAGGTCGTATCCGCTGTCCCGTCCGACGACCTCGGCCTGGGCTGTCTCGCCGCCGCTGAACGTCACGGTTATCCCGCCGCCGGCGCCGGCGGGCTCGACGACGTGGTTGTTGGTGAGGATGTGTCCCCGGCCGTCGAGCACGAACCCGGTGCCGGTGCCCTCCGCGCCCGCCCCGCGCACATGCAGCGTCACCACACTGGGCAGCGCACGCGCGGCGATCCCGGCCACGCTGTCCGGAGCCCGCCCGACGGACTCGTCCCGCTCGGCCTGCGGCAGCTGAATACGGTCGCCGTCCCCCTGATGACGCTCCAGATACGACCCGGCCGCCCCACCGATGCCCCCGGAGAGCAGCGCGAGCAACACGGCCCCGACTGCCAACCCACGCTTGCGCGCCCCCGGCCGGCCGCCGACGGGGCCGGCTCCGTTCTGTTGGAGGGGGGCGGAGGGTGCCCAGGGGTCGTAGCGGTGCCAGGGGTCGTCAGCGGGCGCCTGCGGCTCCGGCACGGCCGTACCGTGCGCCGGGGTCATCGCGGGGTGCTGAACCGGCGGAGCGGGCGCCCAGGGGCCGGGATGGCCGTAGGGCGGGGTGCCGTAGGGATCGGGGTCGTGCGGAGACTGAGTGCCTGCCTCGACAGCGGGCACCGCGTCAGCCGTGTCGGCCACCCCTGCAGGCAGTACAGGCGGCGGCAGCTCGAAGTCACCCTCGTCACCGGCGGCGGCCGGGCTCGCCCCTGACACTCCCTCACCAAAAGCCGGAGCGGAGGCCGAAGCCTCCTGAGCATCCTGGCCGGAAATCGGCGCCTCCTGGACGGGCGCCGATTCCTCCCGGGGCCGACTCCACCAGTTGGCCTTCGCGGGCTTCCCCTCGTTCATGCTCTCCCCACACCTGGCCCGCCGTTGTGCGGCCCGCACCTCGGATTCAACCAGGTTCGCGGGGTCAGCGGACCGTGTCCGAGGTGGACGGGGACGGTGCGGGGGACGAGTCGGGCGCCGGTGCCATCAGCAGACCCTGGACCGCCACCTCGGGCGCCGAAGACCAGGAGCTCAGGGAGACCTGCGGGACCGCCAGCGGGCGTATGAGCGGGGACAGCACCGCGGCGGCGGCCACGACCGGCGTGGTCAGCGGATGCATGGCCTCGCGCTCCCGGCCCCCGGTGGGCGGCGCCGGGATGCCCGGCAGCAGCGGCGCGGACGCCTCTGTCGACGACAAGGGTGTCTGTCCGAACGTCCCCTGCCCCAGTCCCTGCGAGAACAGCGGACCGCCCGATCGGCGCCGCTGGCTGTCAGGAGCCGTCGAGGTCCCACCGCCCTGCGGACGCATCGGCGTCACATTGCTGCCCCCGGAGGTGCCCCGGGCGTCGGTCGTGTCGCCGGGAACGCCCGTCGACACCCCGCCCAGCGCGATCGCGGCCAGCGACACCGCACCGGCGGCGGCGAACGCGAACCGCAGGCCGCGCGAGGACGACCGGTCGGCATCGTGACGACCGACGTCGTGGATACGGAATCCCCGGCCCGGAGCGGACGGGAGCACGGAGG
Protein-coding sequences here:
- a CDS encoding magnesium transporter MgtE N-terminal domain-containing protein produces the protein MAAASPRVFVSHLAGTAVFDPNGDQVGRVRDLVAMLRVGNRPPRLLGLVVELTTRRRVFMPMTRVTGIESGQVITTGVLNVRRFEQRPTERLVLGELLDRRVTLGETGEEVTVLDVAVRQLPARRDWEIERVFVRKKGRGGAFRRNTGETLTVDWSAVTGFSLEEDGQGAESLLATFEQLRPADLANVLHHLSPKRRAEVAAALDDDRLADVLEELPEDDQIEILGKLKEERAADVLEAMDPDDAADLLGELPEDDKERLLSLMQPADAADMRRLMAYREDTAGGLMTTEPIVLRPDATVADALARVRNPDLSPALAAQVYVCRPPDETPTGKYLGAVHFQRLLRDPPYTLVGSLVDDDLQPLRPDAELPVVAGFFATYDMVAAPVVDESGSLLGAVTVDDVLDHMLPEDWRETEFHLDGTEAGEAGGHDS
- a CDS encoding DUF1003 domain-containing protein; protein product: MTPERETGARERMATGATAAPRPRVRLDQPRAPRRRLLPEYDPEAFGRMSERIARFLGTGRFIVWMTVVIILWVVWNVSAPADLRFDHYPFIFLTLMLSLQASYAAPLILLAQNRQDDRDRVNLEQDRKQNERSIADTEYLTREIASLRAGLGEVATRDWIRSELQDLVKELEERYADALPDRPGIFPAERPRGRDVEDR
- a CDS encoding Mrp/NBP35 family ATP-binding protein translates to MATEDAVREALATVNDPEIQRPITELGMVKSVEIGADGVVAVAVYLTVSGCPMRDTITKTVTEAVSRVEGVTRVDVELDVMSDNQRKDLASALRGGQAEREVPFAKPGSLTRVYAVASGKGGVGKSSVTVNLAAAMAADGLKVGVVDADIYGHSVPRMLGVEGRPTQVENMIMPPSSHGVKVISIGMFTPGNAPVVWRGPMLHRALQQFLADVYWGDLDVLLLDLPPGTGDIAISVAQLVPNAEILVVTTPQQAAAEVAERAGAIAVQTHQKIVGVVENMAGLPCPHCDEMVDVFGTGGGQSVADGLTRTTGATVPVLGSIPIDVRLREGGDDGRPVVLTDPDSPAGSALRAIAGKLGGRQRGLSGMSLGITPRNKF
- a CDS encoding sec-independent translocase, which translates into the protein MFNDIGPLELVTLVLLAVLVFGPEKLPKMIQDVTRTIRKIREFSEGAKQDIRQELGPEFKDFEFEDLNPKTFIRKQLDNDELGLKEIRNGFDLKKEMAEVTDAVHGRESDAPSSSPSSPSSSSSGSSGGTVDMTKKPEPDERPPFDADAT
- a CDS encoding S1C family serine protease, which encodes MNEGKPAKANWWSRPREESAPVQEAPISGQDAQEASASAPAFGEGVSGASPAAAGDEGDFELPPPVLPAGVADTADAVPAVEAGTQSPHDPDPYGTPPYGHPGPWAPAPPVQHPAMTPAHGTAVPEPQAPADDPWHRYDPWAPSAPLQQNGAGPVGGRPGARKRGLAVGAVLLALLSGGIGGAAGSYLERHQGDGDRIQLPQAERDESVGRAPDSVAGIAARALPSVVTLHVRGAGAEGTGTGFVLDGRGHILTNNHVVEPAGAGGGITVTFSGGETAQAEVVGRDSGYDLAVVKVSGVDGLRPVVLGNSDNVAVGDPVVAIGAPFDLANTVTSGIISAKERPITAGGGSGDGSDVSYVDALQTDASINPGNSGGPLLDARARVVGINSAIRSADSGSGLDGTQAGSIGLGFAIPINQGKRVAEELINTGRATHPVIGVTLDMDYTGDGARVGTNGDDGRPAVTTGGPGDRAGLEAGDVITVVDGRRVHSGEELIVKIRAHRPGDRLELSLVRGGREQTISLVLGSSGGN
- a CDS encoding anti-sigma factor family protein codes for the protein MSGSRQYSAERRLAEQHLGDRLSALVDGELGHETRERVLAHLATCAKCKAEADAQRRLKNVFAEMAPPPPSESFLARLQGLPGGGDSDSGGSPLGGGGFADGLSGFPGGPGVGSGVGSGVFGMRGEGFGYVPARPHTSVLPSAPGRGFRIHDVGRHDADRSSSRGLRFAFAAAGAVSLAAIALGGVSTGVPGDTTDARGTSGGSNVTPMRPQGGGTSTAPDSQRRRSGGPLFSQGLGQGTFGQTPLSSTEASAPLLPGIPAPPTGGREREAMHPLTTPVVAAAAVLSPLIRPLAVPQVSLSSWSSAPEVAVQGLLMAPAPDSSPAPSPSTSDTVR